One Prionailurus bengalensis isolate Pbe53 chromosome D3, Fcat_Pben_1.1_paternal_pri, whole genome shotgun sequence genomic region harbors:
- the SRSF9 gene encoding serine/arginine-rich splicing factor 9 gives MSGWADERGGEGDGRIYVGNLPTDVREKDLEDLFYKYGRIREIELKNRHGLVPFAFVRFEDPRDAEDAIYGRNGYDYGQCRLRVEFPRTYGSRGGWPRGGRSGPPTRRSDFRVLVSGLPPSGSWQDLKDHMREAGDVCYADVQKDGMGMVEYLRKEDMEYALRKLDDTKFRSHEGETSYIRVYPERSTSYGYSRSRSGSRGRDSPYQSRGSPHYFSPFRPY, from the exons ATGTCGGGCTGGGCGGACGAGCGCGGCGGCGAGGGAGACGGGCGCATCTACGTGGGGAACCTTCCGACCGACGTGCGCGAGAAGGACCTGGAGGACCTGTTCTACAAGTACGGCCGCATCCGCGAGATCGAGCTCAAGAACCGGCACGGCCTCGTGCCCTTCGCCTTCGTGCGCTTCGAGGACCCCCG AGATGCTGAGGATGCAATTTATGGAAGGAATGGTTATGATTATGGCCAGTGTCGGCTTCGTGTGGAGTTCCCCAGGACTTATGGCAGTCGGGGTGGGTGGCCCCGCGGTGGGAGGAGTGGGCCTCCTACAAGAAGATCTGATTTCCGAGTTCTTGTGTCAG GACTTCCTCCATCAGGCAGCTGGCAGGATCTGAAGGATCACATGAGAGAAGCTGGGGACGTCTGTTATGCAGATGTGCAGAAGGATGGAATGGGGATGGTGGAATATCTCCGAAAAGAAGACATGGAATATGCCCTCCGTAAACTGGATGACACCAAATTCCGCTCTCATGAG GGTGAAACTTCCTACATCCGAGTTTATCCAGAGAGAAGCACCAGCTATGGCTACTCACGGTCTCGTTCTGGGTCAAGGGGCCGTGACTCTCCATACCAAAGCAGGGGTTCCCCACACTACTTCTCTCCTTTCAGGCCCTACTGA